The Achromobacter pestifer genome includes a region encoding these proteins:
- a CDS encoding AAA family ATPase: MNAPAEPRILALWDSGSQSRPRALAQASEAAEALARETGLELYRIDLSQIVSEYIAETEKNLDRLFQSIEQRGAILFFDEADALFGKRTNVKDSHDRYANIEVSYLLQPMQSYRGLASRAAALKSNLDSAFLRRLRLVVQFPAAAPEHPARPWSRAFPAAEGGAEVTMARLLQAVRADASLHARPWPGIKTRGLP; the protein is encoded by the coding sequence GTGAACGCGCCTGCCGAACCACGCATCCTGGCCTTGTGGGACAGCGGCAGCCAGAGCCGCCCGCGTGCGCTGGCGCAGGCCTCCGAGGCCGCCGAAGCGCTGGCGCGCGAGACAGGGCTGGAGCTGTATCGCATCGACCTGTCGCAGATCGTCAGCGAGTACATCGCCGAAACCGAGAAAAACCTGGACCGTCTGTTCCAGTCGATCGAGCAGCGCGGCGCCATCCTGTTCTTCGACGAAGCCGACGCGCTCTTCGGCAAACGCACAAACGTCAAGGACAGCCATGACCGCTACGCCAATATCGAGGTCAGCTATCTGCTGCAACCCATGCAGTCGTACCGCGGCCTGGCGTCGCGGGCCGCCGCCCTGAAGTCCAACCTGGACAGCGCATTCCTGAGGCGGCTGCGCCTCGTGGTCCAGTTTCCGGCCGCCGCGCCGGAACACCCTGCCCGCCCCTGGAGCCGCGCTTTCCCGGCTGCCGAAGGCGGCGCCGAAGTCACCATGGCGCGCCTGCTGCAAGCCGTCCGCGCCGACGCAAGCCTACACGCCCGGCCCTGGCCTGGCATCAAGACTAGAGGACTCCCATGA
- a CDS encoding thiolase, with the protein MMKNGFPRGRSAVVAAATHGMGEAPGMSSMDLAAAASVKALDQIGLRPADVDGVFVALPDDFMSGLGLAEYLGISPRVTDNNRTGGSAFMTHAMLAALALDAGECDVALIAYGSNQRSAAGSLIKSMRESPYESRYRLPRPVGAYALAASRYCHEYGLKREQLGEVALAARAWAQRNPDAFARDSLTMDAYLSARMIADPLSVRDCCLVTDGAAALVMVRADRARDLARKPVYLLGAAAATEHREITGMPDLTRTAARLSGPRALAQAGVRASDIDVVQLYDAFTINTLLFLEDLGFCGKGEAGGFVEGGRIGPGGSLPVNTNGGGLSCVHPGMYGLFAMVEAVEQLMGRADGRQVEDAQLALAHGNGGEFSSQATVIFGTEETL; encoded by the coding sequence ATGATGAAGAATGGATTTCCCCGCGGCAGGAGCGCGGTAGTCGCCGCGGCAACCCATGGCATGGGGGAAGCGCCCGGCATGAGTTCCATGGATCTGGCGGCGGCCGCCAGCGTGAAGGCATTGGACCAGATCGGTCTCAGGCCAGCGGACGTGGATGGGGTCTTCGTTGCCTTGCCGGATGATTTCATGTCCGGTTTGGGGCTGGCCGAGTATCTGGGGATTTCGCCGCGCGTCACCGACAATAACCGCACCGGCGGATCTGCGTTCATGACGCACGCGATGCTGGCGGCGTTGGCATTGGACGCTGGCGAGTGCGATGTCGCGCTCATCGCCTATGGCAGCAATCAGCGCAGCGCCGCTGGAAGCTTGATCAAGTCGATGCGCGAAAGTCCATACGAGTCGCGCTACCGCTTGCCTAGGCCTGTAGGTGCCTATGCGCTGGCGGCATCGCGCTATTGCCATGAGTACGGGCTCAAGCGTGAACAGCTGGGCGAAGTGGCGCTGGCCGCACGCGCCTGGGCGCAGCGCAATCCTGACGCCTTCGCGCGCGATTCCTTGACGATGGATGCTTACCTTTCGGCGCGCATGATTGCCGATCCCCTGAGCGTGCGGGACTGCTGTCTGGTCACGGACGGAGCCGCCGCGCTCGTAATGGTGCGCGCCGACAGGGCCAGGGATCTGGCGCGAAAACCGGTGTACCTGCTGGGCGCGGCCGCAGCCACGGAACATCGCGAAATCACGGGGATGCCGGACCTCACGCGCACGGCGGCCCGTCTTTCCGGTCCCCGCGCGCTGGCACAGGCCGGCGTGCGGGCGAGCGACATCGATGTGGTGCAGTTGTACGACGCCTTCACCATCAACACCCTGCTGTTTCTGGAAGATCTGGGTTTCTGCGGAAAAGGCGAGGCCGGCGGCTTCGTTGAAGGCGGCCGCATCGGCCCGGGCGGATCGCTGCCGGTCAATACCAATGGCGGCGGACTGTCTTGCGTGCATCCTGGCATGTATGGCCTTTTCGCCATGGTGGAAGCCGTCGAGCAGTTGATGGGAAGGGCTGACGGACGGCAGGTGGAAGACGCGCAGCTGGCGCTGGCGCATGGCAACGGAGGAGAGTTCTCCAGCCAGGCCACCGTGATTTTCGGTACCGAAGAAACGCTCTAG
- a CDS encoding IclR family transcriptional regulator, which translates to MESETAAPSGVQSLERAFGLLALLAQHHDFGLPIRQVVHLTGLSRPTVHRMLSYLMRTHYVEQDAKTHAYRLGSAAMLLGMRTMSRPPLVTQFINIMRRLAHRTGEGVFMIVRIGDYSYNIHHEQISTRSAALQSLVGATRLLGLGVGSLSLLSMMSDAEINQHYERHQGQYSVHNLSLGRLITGVERTRRLGYSIAAGEGVAGAGHAFDVAPGQAAISVFASRTRMPLARRHEIGDLIVQEVRSQIGG; encoded by the coding sequence ATGGAATCCGAAACCGCCGCGCCAAGCGGCGTGCAAAGCCTGGAGCGCGCCTTTGGGCTGCTGGCCCTGCTCGCGCAACATCACGATTTCGGCTTACCCATACGCCAGGTCGTCCATCTCACGGGGCTCAGCCGCCCGACCGTCCACCGCATGCTCTCGTATCTGATGCGCACGCATTACGTGGAACAGGACGCAAAGACCCACGCCTACCGCCTGGGATCCGCGGCCATGCTGCTGGGCATGCGTACCATGTCCCGTCCGCCGCTGGTGACGCAGTTCATCAACATCATGCGGCGCCTCGCCCACCGCACCGGCGAGGGCGTGTTCATGATCGTTCGCATCGGTGACTACAGTTACAACATCCACCACGAACAGATATCCACGCGCAGCGCTGCATTGCAAAGTCTGGTGGGCGCTACGCGATTGCTCGGATTGGGCGTCGGAAGCCTGTCGCTGCTGTCGATGATGAGCGATGCCGAAATCAACCAGCACTACGAACGCCACCAAGGCCAGTACTCGGTTCATAACTTGAGCCTGGGACGCCTGATCACGGGAGTCGAACGCACGCGCCGTCTGGGCTACTCGATCGCCGCCGGCGAAGGTGTCGCCGGCGCCGGCCACGCGTTCGACGTGGCGCCAGGACAGGCTGCCATCAGCGTGTTCGCCTCCCGCACACGCATGCCCTTGGCCCGGCGCCACGAAATCGGCGACCTGATCGTCCAGGAAGTCCGCTCCCAGATAGGCGGTTAA
- a CDS encoding phage tail sheath family protein, giving the protein MAPALNHPGVYVQEAPAGARTIAGVPTSVAAFLGTAMRGPLNQPVRVLDFAGYEREFGGLAEGCELGYAVLQFFLNGGAEACVVRVEPTGQNGAQDAHAAFIGQRAQRLGLHALDDADPFNLLCLPGITHASVLADAVSYCKERRAFMIIDAPPQAADAAAMATAVMGTALPRSDHAAVYFPWIQATDPLRIGQSRLTPPCGTIAGLYARTDGNRGVWKAPAGIDTSLAGVLSLAVTVSDDESRNLNTLGVNCLRTFPGRGTVCWGARTLQGADHFASEYKYVPVRRLALYLEQSLYRGTQWAAFEPNDEVLWAQIRLNLGAFMNALFRQGAFQGATPRDAYLVKCDGETTTLQDRDHGVVNILVGFAPLRPAEFVVIRIQQRAGQTQGQQP; this is encoded by the coding sequence ATGGCCCCTGCCCTGAATCATCCCGGGGTGTATGTCCAGGAAGCGCCAGCCGGCGCGCGCACCATTGCCGGTGTGCCGACCTCGGTGGCCGCGTTCCTGGGCACGGCCATGCGCGGACCGCTCAACCAACCGGTCCGGGTCCTGGATTTCGCCGGCTACGAACGCGAGTTCGGCGGTCTGGCCGAAGGCTGCGAACTCGGCTACGCGGTGCTTCAGTTCTTCCTCAACGGCGGCGCCGAGGCCTGCGTGGTGCGCGTGGAGCCGACTGGACAGAACGGCGCGCAAGACGCGCATGCCGCCTTCATCGGCCAGCGCGCGCAGCGCCTGGGCCTCCATGCGCTGGACGATGCAGATCCCTTCAACCTGCTGTGCCTGCCCGGCATCACGCACGCCAGCGTGCTCGCCGATGCGGTGTCCTACTGCAAGGAGCGGCGCGCCTTCATGATCATCGATGCGCCGCCGCAGGCGGCCGATGCCGCCGCCATGGCGACGGCGGTCATGGGCACGGCGCTGCCCAGGTCCGATCATGCCGCGGTGTACTTCCCCTGGATTCAGGCTACTGACCCGCTGCGTATCGGCCAGTCCCGATTGACGCCGCCCTGCGGCACGATCGCCGGCCTGTATGCGCGCACCGACGGCAATCGCGGCGTCTGGAAAGCGCCGGCCGGCATTGACACCAGCCTCGCTGGCGTGCTGTCCCTGGCCGTCACGGTCAGCGACGACGAAAGCCGCAACCTGAACACGCTGGGCGTCAATTGCCTGCGCACGTTCCCCGGACGCGGCACGGTCTGCTGGGGCGCGCGGACCCTGCAAGGCGCGGACCATTTCGCCTCGGAATACAAGTACGTGCCGGTGCGCCGGCTGGCGCTCTACCTGGAACAATCGCTCTACCGCGGCACGCAGTGGGCGGCGTTCGAGCCCAACGACGAAGTGCTCTGGGCGCAGATCCGCTTGAACCTCGGCGCCTTCATGAACGCGCTGTTCCGGCAGGGCGCGTTCCAGGGCGCCACGCCGCGCGACGCCTATCTGGTCAAGTGCGATGGCGAAACCACCACGTTGCAGGACAGGGACCATGGCGTAGTCAACATCCTGGTGGGATTCGCTCCGCTCAGGCCAGCGGAATTCGTGGTCATCCGCATCCAGCAACGCGCCGGCCAGACGCAAGGACAACAGCCGTGA
- a CDS encoding Zn-ribbon domain-containing OB-fold protein, translated as MSSTKLESEFQGFLEQGRFMLQRSRGSGEHVFYPRVVAPRTGARDLEWVEASGMGTVNATTVVRKREPEADYNVALIDLKEGPRIMSRVEGIAPDAVRIGMRVRARIADDGGKSLLVFDALLETP; from the coding sequence ATGAGTTCGACGAAATTGGAAAGCGAGTTCCAGGGCTTCCTGGAGCAGGGTCGCTTCATGTTGCAGCGTTCGCGCGGCAGCGGTGAGCACGTCTTCTATCCGCGCGTGGTAGCGCCACGCACCGGCGCACGCGATCTGGAGTGGGTCGAGGCGTCCGGAATGGGGACCGTTAATGCCACGACGGTCGTGCGCAAGCGTGAACCGGAGGCGGATTACAACGTGGCGCTTATCGACCTGAAGGAAGGGCCGAGGATCATGAGCCGAGTTGAAGGCATTGCGCCCGACGCGGTGCGCATCGGCATGCGCGTGCGTGCGCGGATCGCCGATGACGGTGGCAAGTCGCTACTGGTGTTCGATGCATTGCTGGAGACACCATGA
- a CDS encoding acetate--CoA ligase family protein — protein sequence MSATTHRLEVALNPSSIAIIGASGDPGRIGGIALDHLSRFGFRGQVFPVNPKYPELAGFRCYPDVESLPIAPDVAVLALPVEDVAPMLERCHAKGIPSAIVYAAGFAEIGGEGSSRQEALLEFSRRTGMHIIGPNCMGLAQLETRAITCFAPTFRLFPPDERKGGISLVTQSGSMCSDLYVTGWMMNMRFRHFINTGNEACVDFADYLDYLVTDQGTQIIAGYVEGLRDGPKFVAAARQMLQAGKPLVLLKAGESERGSEVTQSHTAALAGNRAVYRAAFAQLGVMQARHTVHLTDLAYLSGFPRMDSVGRKVVVASISGAMGAVTADLLSAQGLELPVLSQASQSRLMETVPGIAMVCNPVDMTGQLFSRPRLATEVLQTLLQDAAANVLLVYATGSLFERIAPELIEVAAGSSCLVTVVATSGTPETRQRLEAAGIPVFPDAARACEALGTAARRAENLRRASRWHALREAEDAHRTLAGSAPLCADEHQVKQWLHGFGVPVGKVEAAADPGQAEAIARRLGGPVAVKILSPDIAHKTEVGGVRLNVRPAEVRDAARDMLDAVAAAQPKARLRGLLIQPMESGVGELIVGVTRDPVFGLVMTVGLGGIMTELFQDVAHRLLPVDEEMAREMLTELRSAPLLQGFRGKPAADIPAAARAIAAVSRAAMAAGPALNELEINPLLIKAKGQGAVALDALLLTTTE from the coding sequence ATGTCGGCAACGACGCATCGGCTTGAAGTTGCACTGAACCCCTCTTCCATCGCCATCATCGGCGCTTCGGGAGATCCCGGCCGCATTGGCGGCATCGCGCTGGACCATCTCTCGCGCTTCGGCTTCCGCGGGCAGGTTTTCCCCGTCAATCCAAAGTACCCGGAGCTTGCAGGCTTTCGCTGTTATCCAGACGTGGAATCGCTGCCCATCGCGCCTGACGTTGCCGTGTTGGCCTTGCCCGTGGAAGATGTCGCGCCGATGCTGGAGCGCTGCCACGCCAAGGGTATACCCTCAGCCATCGTCTACGCGGCGGGGTTTGCCGAAATCGGCGGCGAAGGATCGAGCCGACAGGAGGCGCTGCTTGAGTTCTCGCGGCGCACCGGCATGCACATCATCGGCCCGAACTGCATGGGCCTGGCGCAACTGGAGACGCGGGCAATCACCTGTTTTGCGCCGACGTTCAGACTGTTTCCCCCGGACGAACGCAAGGGCGGAATCAGCTTGGTGACCCAGAGCGGCAGCATGTGCTCCGACCTCTACGTGACCGGCTGGATGATGAACATGCGCTTTCGCCACTTCATCAATACCGGCAACGAAGCCTGCGTGGATTTCGCGGACTACCTGGATTATCTGGTGACGGACCAGGGAACCCAGATCATTGCCGGTTACGTCGAAGGATTGCGCGACGGCCCGAAATTCGTCGCCGCCGCGCGGCAAATGCTGCAGGCTGGAAAGCCCCTGGTTCTGCTGAAAGCGGGCGAAAGCGAGCGCGGCTCCGAAGTGACGCAATCCCACACCGCCGCCCTCGCCGGGAATCGGGCAGTCTACCGGGCGGCCTTTGCCCAGCTGGGCGTGATGCAGGCCCGCCACACCGTGCACCTCACGGATCTGGCCTACCTGTCCGGTTTCCCACGCATGGATAGCGTCGGACGCAAGGTGGTTGTCGCCTCCATTTCCGGCGCAATGGGCGCGGTGACCGCCGACCTCTTGAGCGCCCAAGGCCTGGAACTTCCCGTGCTTTCCCAGGCCAGCCAGTCGCGGCTCATGGAAACGGTCCCCGGCATCGCGATGGTCTGCAATCCGGTCGACATGACGGGGCAGCTGTTCAGCCGCCCGCGCCTCGCGACGGAAGTCCTGCAAACCCTGCTGCAGGATGCGGCCGCCAACGTCCTGCTGGTGTACGCGACGGGTTCGCTATTCGAGCGTATCGCGCCCGAGCTGATCGAGGTGGCGGCCGGCAGCAGTTGCCTGGTGACGGTCGTCGCCACCTCGGGCACGCCGGAAACGCGGCAGCGGCTGGAGGCAGCCGGAATTCCGGTGTTTCCGGACGCGGCCCGCGCCTGCGAAGCTTTGGGAACCGCCGCCAGGCGCGCGGAGAATCTGCGCCGCGCAAGCCGCTGGCACGCGCTGAGAGAAGCCGAGGACGCCCACCGGACTCTTGCCGGCTCGGCGCCCTTGTGCGCAGACGAACATCAGGTCAAGCAATGGCTGCACGGATTCGGCGTGCCCGTAGGGAAAGTCGAAGCAGCAGCGGATCCCGGCCAGGCCGAAGCGATCGCGCGGCGCCTCGGTGGCCCGGTCGCCGTAAAGATCCTCAGCCCCGACATTGCGCACAAGACAGAGGTCGGCGGCGTGCGCCTGAATGTCCGACCCGCCGAGGTGCGAGACGCGGCCCGCGACATGCTCGACGCGGTCGCTGCAGCCCAGCCCAAAGCTCGCCTGCGGGGCCTGCTGATACAGCCCATGGAAAGCGGCGTGGGCGAACTGATTGTAGGTGTCACGCGCGATCCGGTATTCGGTCTCGTCATGACAGTCGGATTGGGCGGGATCATGACCGAACTCTTTCAGGACGTGGCCCACCGGCTGCTTCCGGTGGATGAGGAAATGGCCAGGGAAATGCTGACCGAGCTACGTTCAGCCCCCCTGCTGCAGGGCTTTCGCGGCAAGCCGGCGGCCGACATTCCCGCCGCTGCCCGCGCCATAGCCGCTGTTTCGCGCGCGGCGATGGCCGCAGGCCCGGCCCTGAACGAGCTTGAAATCAATCCCCTGCTGATCAAGGCGAAAGGCCAAGGCGCCGTCGCCCTGGACGCGCTGTTGCTGACCACGACTGAGTAA
- a CDS encoding acyl-CoA dehydrogenase family protein, whose protein sequence is MDFELSDEQRMLADSLRRYLQDEYGFERRRRIARQEHGFNRDVWTALAEMGVLGLTIAQEYGGFGEGAASQLVVQRELGRALVLEPVTPCAVIAAAVLAKHGNADQKTRYLPPMAQGLRIVVPAWLEPGTRYAEDGVAASARRVADGYVLSGRKTLVWHADVADALLVTALVEGDETPTMFLVETSLAGVGVASYPTLDGMRAGDVTLDGVAVASQDRIGLEGAGQQAMRWGEDHGIAALCAEAGGAMERLIEMTSEYLSARRQFGKALGSFQALQHRMADMVIQKELAVSMAYVAAQALDESDAGTRCRKLAAAKFMMAKAARFVGQQAVQLHGGMGMTDELAVGDYFKRLTMLDPLLGDSDHHLDRYGRLLAA, encoded by the coding sequence ATGGATTTCGAGTTGAGCGACGAGCAGCGCATGCTGGCCGACAGCCTGCGGCGCTACCTCCAGGACGAGTACGGCTTCGAGCGCAGGCGGCGCATCGCGCGGCAAGAGCATGGCTTCAACCGGGACGTGTGGACAGCTCTTGCGGAAATGGGAGTGCTGGGGCTGACCATCGCGCAGGAGTACGGCGGCTTCGGGGAAGGGGCTGCCAGTCAGTTGGTGGTGCAACGTGAGCTCGGCCGGGCTCTGGTGCTGGAGCCTGTCACGCCTTGCGCGGTGATCGCAGCCGCGGTCCTTGCAAAGCATGGGAATGCGGATCAAAAGACCCGATACCTACCCCCGATGGCACAAGGTTTGCGCATTGTCGTTCCGGCCTGGCTGGAGCCTGGGACCCGATATGCCGAGGATGGCGTGGCCGCGTCGGCCAGGCGCGTGGCCGATGGCTATGTCCTGTCAGGCAGGAAAACCCTGGTGTGGCACGCGGACGTCGCCGATGCGCTGCTGGTGACGGCCCTGGTGGAAGGAGACGAAACGCCAACGATGTTCCTGGTCGAGACCTCCCTGGCTGGAGTGGGGGTCGCCAGTTATCCGACGCTGGATGGCATGCGCGCGGGCGATGTGACGCTGGATGGGGTGGCGGTCGCGTCACAGGATCGTATCGGACTCGAGGGCGCGGGGCAGCAGGCCATGCGTTGGGGAGAGGATCACGGCATCGCGGCCTTGTGCGCGGAGGCGGGCGGCGCGATGGAGCGGCTCATCGAGATGACCAGCGAGTACCTGAGCGCGCGCCGCCAGTTTGGCAAGGCGCTGGGGTCTTTCCAGGCGTTGCAGCACCGCATGGCGGACATGGTCATACAGAAGGAGCTGGCCGTATCCATGGCCTACGTGGCCGCGCAGGCGCTCGACGAGAGCGATGCCGGAACGCGATGCCGGAAGTTGGCCGCGGCCAAGTTCATGATGGCAAAGGCGGCGCGTTTTGTCGGCCAGCAGGCTGTGCAACTGCATGGCGGGATGGGAATGACGGACGAACTCGCGGTGGGCGACTATTTCAAGCGTCTGACCATGCTGGATCCCTTGCTGGGAGACAGCGACCACCATCTGGACCGCTATGGCAGGCTGCTCGCGGCCTGA
- a CDS encoding acyl-CoA dehydrogenase family protein, whose protein sequence is MDLRFTESEQAFREEVRAFVHAELPPSTRDKVLGHRRLHAEDYVQWHRILHRRGWGAPAWPEEFGGTGWNALQRMIFEIECYSGGAPRLVPFGLSMIGPVLIKFASPAMQQRFLPRIPSMDDFWCQGYSEPGAGSDLASLKTRAVRDGGEYVVNGQKTWTTMGHYADWMFCLVRTDPQAKVQDGISLLLIDMKSPGIVVRPIVTLDGGREINEVWLEEVRVPADNLVGVENRGWTYAKYLLGHERTGIAGIGTCHRELRILKALASRTPRGSGSMLDEPRMRDKIALVEMEVMALEMLMLRVAAESAGRGPGPEASIMKIRGSEIQQDLLMLQMELAGPQAWPFDPAWIEAGGEPPLDAPSWAAPAVGAYMDMRKTSIYGGTTEVQKNIIAKMILGF, encoded by the coding sequence ATGGACCTTAGATTCACGGAATCCGAGCAGGCCTTTCGAGAAGAAGTGCGGGCCTTCGTACACGCGGAGCTGCCGCCATCCACGCGCGACAAGGTGCTGGGCCATCGGCGCTTGCACGCCGAGGACTATGTGCAATGGCACCGCATCCTGCATCGGCGCGGATGGGGAGCGCCGGCCTGGCCCGAGGAGTTCGGAGGGACGGGCTGGAATGCGCTGCAGCGCATGATCTTCGAGATCGAATGTTATAGCGGCGGCGCGCCCAGGCTGGTGCCGTTCGGCCTTTCCATGATCGGGCCAGTGCTGATCAAGTTCGCCAGCCCCGCGATGCAGCAGCGCTTCCTGCCGCGCATTCCCTCAATGGACGATTTTTGGTGCCAGGGGTACTCGGAGCCGGGTGCTGGATCCGACCTGGCTTCGCTCAAGACCCGCGCGGTGCGCGATGGCGGCGAGTATGTCGTCAACGGTCAGAAGACCTGGACCACCATGGGGCACTATGCGGACTGGATGTTCTGCCTGGTTCGCACCGATCCGCAGGCCAAAGTCCAGGATGGCATATCGCTGCTCCTGATCGACATGAAATCCCCCGGAATCGTGGTGCGCCCGATTGTCACCCTGGACGGCGGGAGGGAGATCAACGAAGTATGGCTGGAGGAAGTGAGAGTGCCGGCCGATAACCTGGTCGGCGTGGAGAACCGGGGATGGACGTACGCGAAGTACCTGCTGGGCCACGAACGCACGGGTATTGCCGGCATTGGCACTTGCCATCGAGAACTGAGGATCTTGAAAGCGCTGGCGTCGCGCACTCCGCGAGGCAGCGGATCCATGCTGGACGAGCCGCGCATGCGCGACAAGATCGCCCTCGTGGAAATGGAGGTGATGGCGCTGGAGATGTTGATGCTGCGCGTTGCGGCCGAGAGCGCGGGCAGGGGGCCTGGGCCGGAGGCGTCCATCATGAAGATTCGAGGTTCCGAAATCCAGCAGGATCTGCTGATGCTGCAGATGGAGTTGGCGGGACCGCAGGCGTGGCCATTCGACCCGGCCTGGATCGAGGCCGGAGGAGAACCCCCGCTGGATGCGCCGTCCTGGGCGGCGCCGGCGGTCGGGGCATATATGGATATGCGCAAGACCTCCATCTATGGCGGCACGACCGAGGTGCAGAAGAACATTATCGCCAAGATGATTCTTGGATTCTGA
- a CDS encoding NAD(P)H-dependent flavin oxidoreductase → MKTRVTEKLGIRYPILQGGMQWVGRAELAAAVSNAGGLGILTALTQASPADLAREIERTRRMTDRPFGVNLTILPSISPPPYGDYLQAIIDSGVKVVETAGSSPAEFIERMKARDITIVHKCTSVRHALSAQRNGVDMVSIDGFECAGHPGEDDIPGLVLIPLAARKLGIPVIASGGIADGRGLAAALALGAEGVNMGTRFLATREAPVHDNIKRALLDATERDTRLMFRTLTNTARVLRNAISEEVIAAEKRPGGCSFEEIRHLVAGARGRAALESGGVDDGVISTGVAVGLIDDLPSCAQLIERMVRECRDQLQQACRLAGA, encoded by the coding sequence ATGAAGACACGCGTTACGGAAAAGCTGGGAATACGCTACCCCATTCTGCAGGGCGGAATGCAGTGGGTTGGGCGGGCAGAACTTGCGGCGGCGGTGTCCAATGCCGGCGGCTTGGGCATATTGACCGCGCTTACCCAGGCTTCGCCCGCCGACCTGGCGCGGGAAATTGAGCGGACCCGCCGTATGACGGACCGGCCATTCGGTGTGAATCTCACGATCCTGCCGTCGATCAGTCCGCCGCCCTACGGCGACTATCTTCAGGCCATCATCGACAGCGGCGTGAAAGTGGTCGAGACCGCGGGAAGCAGTCCCGCCGAATTCATCGAGCGGATGAAGGCGCGGGACATCACCATCGTGCACAAATGCACTTCGGTGCGTCACGCGCTCTCGGCCCAGCGCAATGGCGTGGATATGGTGAGCATCGATGGATTCGAATGCGCAGGCCACCCAGGCGAAGACGATATTCCCGGGCTGGTCTTGATTCCGCTGGCGGCGCGCAAGCTGGGCATTCCCGTCATTGCCTCCGGTGGCATTGCGGACGGGCGCGGGCTGGCCGCGGCGTTGGCGCTCGGGGCGGAGGGCGTAAACATGGGCACCCGCTTTCTGGCCACGCGCGAAGCGCCTGTGCACGACAATATCAAGCGGGCGCTGCTGGATGCTACCGAGCGCGACACCCGCTTGATGTTTCGCACGTTGACGAACACGGCGCGAGTGCTGCGCAATGCCATCTCGGAGGAGGTCATTGCCGCCGAGAAGCGGCCCGGCGGCTGTTCCTTCGAGGAAATCCGCCATCTGGTCGCTGGCGCGCGTGGACGTGCGGCGCTCGAGAGCGGCGGCGTCGACGATGGTGTGATCTCGACCGGCGTCGCCGTGGGTTTGATCGATGACCTTCCGTCATGCGCCCAACTGATCGAACGCATGGTGCGTGAATGCCGGGATCAGCTCCAGCAGGCGTGCCGTCTGGCTGGTGCCTGA